From the Catalinimonas alkaloidigena genome, the window GTGGTAACGACTGTCGCCGAGGACGTGAGTCCGGCCGTGGTCCACATCAAGGTAGCGACTGACGGGAAGGCGCGTCGCCGCTCGTCAGAACCATCCGGTGGGGCAGGCTCTGGTTTCCTGATTTCACCGGAGGGGTTTATTGTGACAAACAGTCATGTGGTGGCAGAAGCACGGCAGATGGAGATCGACTTGCCCGATGGCCGTTCGTACGAAGGGACGCTGGTCGGCACCGATCCGGCCACTGACATCGCCGTGGTGCGCATCTTCGCCGATCACGTGCCTTACGTGCGATTTGGCGCGTCGGACCGCCTTCGGGTGGGGCAACTGGTGGTCGCCATTGGCAATCCCTATGGCTTTCAGTATACGGTAACGGCAGGCGTGGTGAGTGCCCTGGGCCGCACCATGCGTTCGTATGCTGGGCGGATGATCGATAACGTGATTCAAACCGATGCTGCGCTGAATCCCGGCAATTCCGGCGGGCCGCTGGTCAATGCGTCGGGCGAAGTAGTCGGCGTCAATACGGCCGTGATCCGGATGGCGCAAGGCATCTGTTTCGCGGTAGCTTCGAATACGGCTGAGTATGTAGCTGCCAAGCTGATCACCGAAGGACGCGTCCGTCGGGGGTACCTCGGCATTGCCGGTCAGGTCTTCATGCTGCCGTTGCGGGTGATCCACTACAATCAGTTAGCTCAGAAAAGTGGTATTATGATTCAGCAGGTTCTCGCCGATAGCGGTGCCGGAAACGAATCGTTACGCCCCGGCGACATTGTGGTTGGCTTCGGCGATCAGCTCGTAGAAAATATTGACGATTTGCATCGCCTCCTGGACGAGCGAACCATCGGCGTGCCTGCAACCCTGACTATTTTACGGAAGGGACGGAAAATGCAAGTGACGGTGGTCCCGGCAGAATACGATAACAGGAAGTAGGGCGTACGACCTTTCGCAGATGATTTCAACAAAAAAGGCGGTGTTTCTGTAACACCGCCTTTTTCTTATATCGTGATGGCTTTCGTCAGGCAATGGCAAAGCGTCCGTATTTGGCTTTAACGAACATAAAAATGCCATAACCGGTCAGACCGAGGGCCACTGCGGCCAGAAGCCACGGACCCGAAGTATTCTGCAGGAAGCTAAAGGCTTCGCTGGTGCCGCCCGCTTGGTTGGGGTTCGCTTCCACGGCTGCGCGGAAGAAGAAATACCCCACAATGCCCAGCACCACACCGCGGGCGATGTAGCCGACCTGCCCGGCGTGTTTGATAAACTCGCGCACTTTGTGCTCCAGATTCATGCTCTTTACGTTCTTCATGTAGTTCCCCGAGAGGGCGCGGTAAATCTGGTAGATGCCTTTGGCAACCGTGCCGACCGCTACCAGTCCGACTAGCCACTGACCGAAAGGTTGTTCCAGCAGTTTAGAGACTAACAACTCGCGGCTGTCGCCACTACCCCCGGAACCTCCGGAGCCGCCCGATTGCCCGAAAAGCAGCGAAATGGCCGATATGGCCAGCGCCAGGTAAACCACGCCGCTAAACGCGTAACCCAGCCGGGTAGCGATGCCTTTCGCGTCGTTTCCTTTGTTATTCGGGTCTTTGATGGCTTGGATGAAACGCCATGTCACGTAGCCCAGCAAGCCGAACGCTACCAGTCCAAGCAGAATTTGCCCGAAGGGTTGGGCCAGAATGGTTTTAAAAACACCGCTTTTGCCGGTGGTTTGGCCGCCGTTCCCGGTAGCTGCCATGGCCGCCAAGATGCCGACCAGGCAGTACACCACTCCTTTTGCGGCTACCCCGAATCGGGCGTAGTTCTCTATCCATTGTTCTTTATTAGTATCCATGAAGTAATAAGTTAGGGTTAGCGAGGGGAGCGCCCTCTCGGTTCTTATACGGGCAAGTCTCCGAAAAGGGTTGGGGCACTACTTACATGGCGGAAGACAAAAAAAGAAGGCTTCCTTCAAGGAAGCCTTCTGCGTACAAACTCTCAGAAATATTCGATTACTTCACAATGGCGGGCTTTTTCCAGCTTACGGAGTACAGATCGAGGCGGCGATCCAAGCGATTACGTACGCTACCGGTCGAGCTTAGTTCTTTCAGAAGCGTCAGGTCCAGGTCAGCAAACAGCACCATTTCGGTGTTGGGCGTAGCTTCTGCAATAATGGCATCGTGCGGAAATGCCAGGTCGGAAGGCGTAAACACCGCCGATTGCGAATACTGGATATCCATGTTTTCCACGTTCGGAAGGTTGCCGATGCTGCCGGTAATCACCACGTAACACTCGTTTTCGATGGCGCGGGCCTGTGCACAGCGTCGCACGCGGAGGTAAGCATTCTTGGTATCGGTCCAATAGGGCACGAACAGAATTTCCATGTCCTGATCGGCCAGAATGCGCGCCAGCTCCGGAAATTCCACGTCGTAACAGATCAGAACCCCGATTTTACAAACGTCTGTTTCAAATACGTGCAGCTTTTCGCCACCGCGCAATCCCCAGGAGCCCAGCTCGTCGGGCGTAATGTGCAGCTTATACTGCATTTCGTGGGTGCCATCACGACGGCAGAGGTACGATACATTGTGCAGCTTCTGGTCGATGTACTGCGGCATAGAGCCGGAAATGATGTTCACGTTGTAGGCCAATGCCAACTGCACCATCCGTTCGCGAATTTCTTCGGTATAATCGGCCAGGATACGCACCGCTTCCGAAGCGCTGGCGGCATCGAACAGGGCCATGAGTGGGGCATTGAAAAATTCCGGAAATACCACAAAGTCGGCATTGTAACCGCCTACGGTATCCACAAAATATTCTACCTGCCGCATCAGGTCGTCGAGGTTGGCTACAGGACGCATCTGCCATTGCACGACCCCGACGCGGGCGGTCGTCTTCTTGTTCCCGATCAGCTTTTCTTCCTCTTCTTCGTACTGGAGGTTGAACCATTCGAGCAAAACGGCAAAGCCTCGCGAATCTTTGTCGGCGGGCATGTAATTGCGGGCGATTTTGCGCGGGTTGAATTCGTTGCTCAACTGGAACGTAAGCACCGGATCGTAGATCTCCCGGTTCTTGACCTTCTCCACATACTCAGAAGGCTTCATTGTGTTTGCGTAGTTCTTGTAGCCGGGCAGGCGGCCGCCCACGATGATGGCTTCCAGGTTGAGGTTGACACACAGTTCTTTCCGGGCGTCGTACAGGCGGCGGCCCAGGCGCATGTCCTGGTAGTCGGGGTGGACAAACAGGTCGACACCGTAGAGTGTGTCTCCTTCGGGGTCGTGTGTGGTCAACAGCCCTTTGCCGGTAATTTCTTCGTACGTGTGCTTGTCGCCGAACTTGGAGTAATCCACGATAACGCTGAGCGCCGCGGCCGCGACCTTGCCATTGTCTTCGATGCAAATTTGCCCGTCGGGAAAGCGCTTGAGTTGGGCCGAAAACTCTTTCTTTGTCCAGGAACCTCCCAGGTTGGAGTAAACGGCATCCATAATCTCTTTGATGTCCTGGTAATCGGAGAGCTTCAGGTTGCGGAGCCTTAATTTATGTGCGGTTGGAACTTCAACACCATTCGAATTCATACAAAATCAATTATCGGTTTCAAGTCAGAGGATGCTAAATATAGCGCTAAACGCACGGAGCGAGCACTATTCTTCAAAGCAAAAATTTACGGAAAGCGTTCAGTACAAGCGCCCCGGCGTAGGCCTTCTTTGTTTCAAACGGGGCGAGGCGACAGCAGGTTAATAAAAAACCCGGCGGGAAGGCCGGGTGGAGATTTTGTAGCGCGTTATTCTTGTTCTTCTGCGTCGCCGGACGACGCCACTTCGCTGGGCGTCGGCTCGTCTTCGGCGGCCGGTTCTTCCTGAAACAAGTCGGCGCGGTGCTCGGCCAACAGGTTGTACCAGACCAGCAGCTTGCGCATATCCGAGACGTAGACCCGATCTTGATCGTAATTGGGCAGCGCCTGTTCCATAAAGGCACGCAACTCGTCTTCGGAGGCATCTTTAGAAGAGAGGGGGGCGGTGCTTCCGTCGTACGATTGGTACAGTTGTTCCATCACCCGCTCCAGCGGAACGGAGCCTTCCTCGTCGGTTGTGTACATCGAAATCTCTTTCAGAAGCGATACGCGCGTAGAAGGACCGGCTGCAAACCGACCTCCCTTGCCGTCGACCGGCTCCAGAATGACTCCTGAGCGGGTCGGTTTGACGATGCGAAACAGCCCGCCCTTGCCCGATACGGTTGCAATCTCTTTTAAATCCATAGAAATGTAAGGTTACTTAGAAAGACGTGAATAGGTTGAAAGCGAAGGATCGAAATCCTGATTGACTTGATAAATAAACGATAACAGGTCGTCGCGACCGGTGGAGTGCTCTGCCGAGGTCACAAAACGCAGGGGGAGTTCGGCCCAGGTTTTTTGCAACTCTTTTTCGTAGTCGGCTACGTGTAGCGCGCCCTGCGAGGCCGAAAGCTTATCGGCCTTGGTAAAGGTCAGGGCAAACGGGATCTGCTCCTGCGCCAGCCACGCCATAAAATCCAGATCGTTTTTGACGGGCTTGTGCCGAATGTCGATCAGCATAAATACACACAGCAGGTTGGGGCGGAACTTCAGGTAATCGGCCGTCATCTGCTGCCAGCCCCCCCGGATGCGCTTGCCTACCTTGGCCCAGCCGTAGCCCGGCAAATCCACCAGATACCAGCTCCCGTCGATCAGAAAGTGGTTGATTAGCTGGGTTTTACCCGGCGTCGATGAGGTTTTGGCCAGCTTGCGGCGACTGGTCAGCATGTTGATCAGCGAAGACTTGCCCACGTTCGAGCGCCCGATAAAAGCATACTCGGGCTTGTCGGGAGGAGGACAAGCTTGATAATCGGTATTGCTTACTAGAAACTGCGCGTCACGTACCTGCATGGCACAAAATTAACTCATTTCTGGGGAACCTAGGGGAAGTTTAACGCCCAACCCCGTGTGGGCATTGTGTGCAGCCCGCTTTCTTTGTCAAACCTTACGCTCTGAGGCTCAAGACCATTCGGAACAGAAGGGGGAACCGCCTTATTTTGTAGCGTATGTGTTACTGGAACAGAATTTTGGGAGCGGCACTGGTGGGTATTGCCCTGGTAGGAGAGGGCACTGCACAGTCGCGGGGGCAGTTGCGGCGGCTGGAAGCCACTGGCGAAGAAGCCCTGGCCGACCAGCACTATGCGCAGGCGTTGGCGACCTACACGCACCTGCACCATGCGCGTCCGGAACGCAGCCGTTACCTGATTCAGATGGCCGTGTGCCACGCTCAACTGGGGCGCAAAAAGCAGGCGCTCGAACTGCTGGAAGAGGCCACCCAACGTACGGACACGGAAGCTGATCTGTGGTATTACCTGGGGCGGGCGTATCACTTGAACCACCGGTTTGACGAGGCACGTAAGTCTTACGAATTATACAAGCACGCGATTGACGAACGCGATGTAGAGCGCCGCCGGGAAATCGACGACTACATCCGCCAGTGTACCAACGGCCTGCAGCTGGCCTCTTCGCCGGCCGCGGTGGAAGTACGCAATTTGGGGCACGACATCAACAGCCCTTATGCGGAATATGTCCCCTTGGTGTCGAACGACGGACAGGAACTGATCTTTACATCGCGACGGCCCAACTCCACCGGAGGTGCTCAGGACCCGGTCACAGGTACTTTCTACGAAGATATTTACGTATCGCACCTTCGGGAGGGTCGCTGGACGCCCCCCCACAGCCTTTCGCCCGAAGTCAATACGCCCTTTCACGACGCCGCGGTGGGTCGTTCTGCCGACGGGCAGAAGTTGTTTCTGTATCGCTCAGAGGGGCGAGGTTTTGTGGGCCATGCGGAAGATCTGTACGTCAGCTACCGAAACGGGACCAACTGGAGCACCCCCGTACCGCTGAGTGCGCGCATCAATTCAGCATTCTACGAACCCAGCGCCACCGTTTCGCCTGACGAGCAGTGGCTGTTCTTTTCCAGCGACCGCCCCGACGGACTCGGGGGGACGGACCTGTACATGGCGCGTCGCTTGCCCGACGGCCAGTGGGCGCTACCCCGCAACCTGGGACCACGCATCAACACACCCTACGACGAAGAATCGCCTTTTATGCACGTGGACGGGCGCACGCTCTACTTCAGTTCCAAGGGACATACGTCGGTGGGCGGCTTCGACATCTTCCGCACGGAATACGATCCGGTGCACGACGAATGGTCGGAGCCGGTCAATCTGGGTTTCCCGATCAACACGGCCGACGACGACCTGTATTTCATCAGTAATCTGGCAGGTACTCGTTTTTACTTCTCGGCTTCGCGCGACGACAGCTTCGGCGAATACGACATCTACGAAGCACAACCGCTGAGCATCGAGCCGGTAGTGGTCAAAGGGCTGATTCAGGTGAAGGAAACCAAGAAACCGGCGGACGCCATCGTTACCGCCTATAACCCGCAGACGGGGGATGTGTTGGGCATCAGCCATACGCAAAACGGCGCGTTTTTGTTCATTCTGCCGCCGGGTACCCTCTGCGAAATCAGCGTACGTGCGGAAGGATATCACGACGTGCGGCGAGCACTGCGTTTAGAGCCTCAAGTCGACTATACATTGCCTGAAAATCAGATTCATGTGCAGTTACAGCGGGCCGAACCCACTTCGGTCATTCTGCCGACCTCTTTGCCAACGAGGAAAGAATGAGGCGTGAGTAGGCAAATTGTGGCAGAAGCCTGACTGACATTACATTAAGGCAACCAACGGGGTTTTCAGGGATTTTAGCAAACTGTTTTCTTTACATCAGAAGCCTTGAAAATCTTCTGGTTATCTTCTCTGAAACGAAGTGAATGCCGAAGAAAGGAAAAAAAGTCGAAACGGTGCGGTAGTGAAGTCAGGCGCTGTCATCTCTAGCACAGACCCGGCGGTGAGCCATTTGGGCGCAAACCGGCACTACAACGTACATCGGACATAAAATCAATGCATTGAAATGCTTTACAGACGTCTCTTAATCTTTCTGATTATCAGTGTGCTGACCACGCTTACTACAACAGTATGGGCGCAGGATGCTGATCTGGTAGCCATTGCTGACGAACAGTACAACTTCGGTGACAAGCGGGATGCCGGCGAAACGTACCGCCAGGCGCTGGGGATTAACCCCGACAACGTTCGTGCAAACTACATGGCAGGCATTTGCTACCTGGAAACCATCCACAAAGAGAAAGCCCTGACGTACTTGTTGAAAGCGTATGAACTGGCTCCTGAAATCTCTCCGGACATTCTGTACCTGATTGCGCGTGCCTACCACTACGGCGAACAGTTCGACGAAGCCATTGGCTATTACCAGCGCTATCTCTCCGACGTTGAAGCTAAAAAAGGGCAGCAGTATTCGAAATCGAAGGCCCAGGAGCTGACCAAGCAGACCGAACGCAACATTTACGAGTGTAACGTGGGCAAGGAGTTGATGGCCAGTCCGGTGCCGATGGACATCACCAGCATTAGCGAAGCGGTCAATACAGTAGAACTGGAATATGCTCCTGCCATTACGTCTGACGAATCATTCATGATTTTCACGTCGCGCCGGGCCGGCGGGATGAGCCCTGACAAAGCCAACGATAACCTCTTTTACGAAGATATTTACATCACACACCGGCAGAACGGTAAGTGGAACGCCCCCAAATTGCTGGAAGGGGTCAATACGGAAACCCACGATGCCAGCATCAACATTTCGCCGGACGGAAGCATGCTGATGCTGTACCAGGACGACAACGGGGGCGACATCTTTGTGAGTTACAAAGAAAAGAAAGAGGACGAGTGGTCGAAGCCACGGCCCATCAGCGACAACGTGAACTCGGAATTCCGGGAGAGTGCAGCTTCTATCTCGGCCGATGGCAAGCGTCTGTTTTTCACCAGCGACCGCCCGGGGGGCTATGGTGGAGCCGACATTTACATGAGCGAGGCGTACGGTAAAAACAAATGGGGGCAACCCGTCAACCTGGGGCCGGCCATCAACTCGGAATACGACGACGACAGTCCTGTATTGAGTTACGACGGCACTACGCTCTACTTCTCCTCCAAAGGACACCGGGGCATGGGCGGTTTCGACGTGTTTAAGTCGGAGTGGAACGACTCAAGCGGGACCTGGATGAACGCTGAAAACCTGGGCTATCCGATCAACACGCCCGACGACGACGATCATTATACTGTATCAGCCGATGGCATGCGCGCCTACTATGCTTCGGTGAAAGACAACATCGGGGTCGGCGATATGGACATCTTTATGATCACAGCAAAAGATCCGGAAGAGGTTGATTCGGTCGAAGCCAAAAAACCGCAGGTCGCCGAGAAAGCACCCGAAAAACCAGCCGTTGCCCCGCAGCCCCAGCCTGAATTGCAGCCGGTGGTGTGCCAGATCGTTGTGACCGATGCTACTGGCGCTCCGCTCGATGCCCAGATCATCCTGCAACCTGCCACCGAAACGGGCTTTGAAAGCATCAAGACTGGTACGTTCCGTAAAGACTTTATGCTGAAGGAATCAAAGGCGATGCAGGTAACCGTCCGGAAGGAAGGCTACATGTTTCAGACCATCGATCTGACCGTACCGGCCGCACAAGCCGGCAAGGCCCAGCAGATCACGAAAGGCGTACGCCTCCAGCCCGTGACGGCCGGGGTGCGGCGCATCCTGCGCAACATTTACTTCGAGTTCGACAAGGTGCACCTGCGTCCTGAATCGCACGACGAGCTGGCAAAACTGGAGCAGATCATGCGCGAAAATCCGACCATCACGGTCGAGATCGCCGGGCACACCGACAAAATTGGGACGTGGGATTACAACAAAGAGCTTTCGCTGCGCCGGGCTCAGTCAGTACGCGCGTGGCTGATCGGCCGGGGCATCGACGGGAGCCGCATCAAAGCCGTAGGCTATGGTGAAACGCGTCCGCTGGCCTCGAACGACGACGAAGAAGAAGGCCGCGAGCTAAACCGCCGTACCGAGTTTGTGGTCCTGACGCGCTAAACCCCTCTTCATCAGTAGGGTAAGCCTTTATAGAGACCATCGGCTCTAGCTTTCAGCAAGGAGCCTACAAGGGTTTTCTGAAGCCCCAGGCTGCCGTTTTCCGGTATTTCCTGTAATCTTGCACAACTTTTCGTGCGGTTGCTGGGTTTGAACAGACAAGCAACCAATTCCCGGAATTATGGCGGTAGTCCCTTACAAAGAGCGTACAAGCAGCAAAAAACAGCAGGTGGCGGACATGTTCGACAGCATTTCGCACCGCTACGATTTCCTGAACCATTTCCTGAGCTTCGGCATCGACATCTTGTGGCGGAAACGCGCCATCGGATTCCTGCAGAAATACCGTCCGCAACTGATGCTGGACGTAGCGACCGGTACCGGCGATTTTGCGCTGGAAGCCTACCATCGTCTGAAGCCACAAAAAATCATCGGAGTCGATATTTCGGAAGGCATGTTGAGCCTGGGGCGCGACAAGATGAAGGCCCGCGGGCTGGCCGACCGGATCGAGATGCAGTTGGGTGATTCGGAAAAACTCTTGTTTGACGACAATTATTTCGACGCCGTCACCGTTGCATTTGGGGTGAGGAATTTTGAGAACCTGGAGCTGGGACTTCAGGAACTGTACCGGGTGCTGAAACCCGGAGGCGTGGTGGTCATCCTGGAATTTTCCAAACCGCACACTTCACCCGTTCGGGAAGGGTATGAATTGTATTCGGAAGTCGTCGTGCCGCGGATCGGGCAACTGATTTCGCGCGATCCGGCCGCGTACACCTACTTGCCTGAGTCGGTGAGGGCCTTCCCCGAAGGTTTCGATTTTCTTCGCATTCTTGACTCTGTTGGCTTCAGATCTACTGTATGGAAACCACTCACATTTGGCATTGCTTCCGTCTACAAGGCACAAAAACG encodes:
- a CDS encoding S1C family serine protease → MIQFIQDLSRRSEEAAGGSSRSVSESEALDAYSRVVTTVAEDVSPAVVHIKVATDGKARRRSSEPSGGAGSGFLISPEGFIVTNSHVVAEARQMEIDLPDGRSYEGTLVGTDPATDIAVVRIFADHVPYVRFGASDRLRVGQLVVAIGNPYGFQYTVTAGVVSALGRTMRSYAGRMIDNVIQTDAALNPGNSGGPLVNASGEVVGVNTAVIRMAQGICFAVASNTAEYVAAKLITEGRVRRGYLGIAGQVFMLPLRVIHYNQLAQKSGIMIQQVLADSGAGNESLRPGDIVVGFGDQLVENIDDLHRLLDERTIGVPATLTILRKGRKMQVTVVPAEYDNRK
- a CDS encoding DUF1206 domain-containing protein encodes the protein MDTNKEQWIENYARFGVAAKGVVYCLVGILAAMAATGNGGQTTGKSGVFKTILAQPFGQILLGLVAFGLLGYVTWRFIQAIKDPNNKGNDAKGIATRLGYAFSGVVYLALAISAISLLFGQSGGSGGSGGSGDSRELLVSKLLEQPFGQWLVGLVAVGTVAKGIYQIYRALSGNYMKNVKSMNLEHKVREFIKHAGQVGYIARGVVLGIVGYFFFRAAVEANPNQAGGTSEAFSFLQNTSGPWLLAAVALGLTGYGIFMFVKAKYGRFAIA
- a CDS encoding bifunctional GNAT family N-acetyltransferase/carbon-nitrogen hydrolase family protein; amino-acid sequence: MNSNGVEVPTAHKLRLRNLKLSDYQDIKEIMDAVYSNLGGSWTKKEFSAQLKRFPDGQICIEDNGKVAAAALSVIVDYSKFGDKHTYEEITGKGLLTTHDPEGDTLYGVDLFVHPDYQDMRLGRRLYDARKELCVNLNLEAIIVGGRLPGYKNYANTMKPSEYVEKVKNREIYDPVLTFQLSNEFNPRKIARNYMPADKDSRGFAVLLEWFNLQYEEEEEKLIGNKKTTARVGVVQWQMRPVANLDDLMRQVEYFVDTVGGYNADFVVFPEFFNAPLMALFDAASASEAVRILADYTEEIRERMVQLALAYNVNIISGSMPQYIDQKLHNVSYLCRRDGTHEMQYKLHITPDELGSWGLRGGEKLHVFETDVCKIGVLICYDVEFPELARILADQDMEILFVPYWTDTKNAYLRVRRCAQARAIENECYVVITGSIGNLPNVENMDIQYSQSAVFTPSDLAFPHDAIIAEATPNTEMVLFADLDLTLLKELSSTGSVRNRLDRRLDLYSVSWKKPAIVK
- a CDS encoding DUF5606 domain-containing protein; this translates as MDLKEIATVSGKGGLFRIVKPTRSGVILEPVDGKGGRFAAGPSTRVSLLKEISMYTTDEEGSVPLERVMEQLYQSYDGSTAPLSSKDASEDELRAFMEQALPNYDQDRVYVSDMRKLLVWYNLLAEHRADLFQEEPAAEDEPTPSEVASSGDAEEQE
- the yihA gene encoding ribosome biogenesis GTP-binding protein YihA/YsxC, with amino-acid sequence MQVRDAQFLVSNTDYQACPPPDKPEYAFIGRSNVGKSSLINMLTSRRKLAKTSSTPGKTQLINHFLIDGSWYLVDLPGYGWAKVGKRIRGGWQQMTADYLKFRPNLLCVFMLIDIRHKPVKNDLDFMAWLAQEQIPFALTFTKADKLSASQGALHVADYEKELQKTWAELPLRFVTSAEHSTGRDDLLSFIYQVNQDFDPSLSTYSRLSK
- a CDS encoding tetratricopeptide repeat protein, encoding MCYWNRILGAALVGIALVGEGTAQSRGQLRRLEATGEEALADQHYAQALATYTHLHHARPERSRYLIQMAVCHAQLGRKKQALELLEEATQRTDTEADLWYYLGRAYHLNHRFDEARKSYELYKHAIDERDVERRREIDDYIRQCTNGLQLASSPAAVEVRNLGHDINSPYAEYVPLVSNDGQELIFTSRRPNSTGGAQDPVTGTFYEDIYVSHLREGRWTPPHSLSPEVNTPFHDAAVGRSADGQKLFLYRSEGRGFVGHAEDLYVSYRNGTNWSTPVPLSARINSAFYEPSATVSPDEQWLFFSSDRPDGLGGTDLYMARRLPDGQWALPRNLGPRINTPYDEESPFMHVDGRTLYFSSKGHTSVGGFDIFRTEYDPVHDEWSEPVNLGFPINTADDDLYFISNLAGTRFYFSASRDDSFGEYDIYEAQPLSIEPVVVKGLIQVKETKKPADAIVTAYNPQTGDVLGISHTQNGAFLFILPPGTLCEISVRAEGYHDVRRALRLEPQVDYTLPENQIHVQLQRAEPTSVILPTSLPTRKE
- a CDS encoding OmpA family protein, giving the protein MLTTLTTTVWAQDADLVAIADEQYNFGDKRDAGETYRQALGINPDNVRANYMAGICYLETIHKEKALTYLLKAYELAPEISPDILYLIARAYHYGEQFDEAIGYYQRYLSDVEAKKGQQYSKSKAQELTKQTERNIYECNVGKELMASPVPMDITSISEAVNTVELEYAPAITSDESFMIFTSRRAGGMSPDKANDNLFYEDIYITHRQNGKWNAPKLLEGVNTETHDASINISPDGSMLMLYQDDNGGDIFVSYKEKKEDEWSKPRPISDNVNSEFRESAASISADGKRLFFTSDRPGGYGGADIYMSEAYGKNKWGQPVNLGPAINSEYDDDSPVLSYDGTTLYFSSKGHRGMGGFDVFKSEWNDSSGTWMNAENLGYPINTPDDDDHYTVSADGMRAYYASVKDNIGVGDMDIFMITAKDPEEVDSVEAKKPQVAEKAPEKPAVAPQPQPELQPVVCQIVVTDATGAPLDAQIILQPATETGFESIKTGTFRKDFMLKESKAMQVTVRKEGYMFQTIDLTVPAAQAGKAQQITKGVRLQPVTAGVRRILRNIYFEFDKVHLRPESHDELAKLEQIMRENPTITVEIAGHTDKIGTWDYNKELSLRRAQSVRAWLIGRGIDGSRIKAVGYGETRPLASNDDEEEGRELNRRTEFVVLTR
- the ubiE gene encoding bifunctional demethylmenaquinone methyltransferase/2-methoxy-6-polyprenyl-1,4-benzoquinol methylase UbiE; the encoded protein is MAVVPYKERTSSKKQQVADMFDSISHRYDFLNHFLSFGIDILWRKRAIGFLQKYRPQLMLDVATGTGDFALEAYHRLKPQKIIGVDISEGMLSLGRDKMKARGLADRIEMQLGDSEKLLFDDNYFDAVTVAFGVRNFENLELGLQELYRVLKPGGVVVILEFSKPHTSPVREGYELYSEVVVPRIGQLISRDPAAYTYLPESVRAFPEGFDFLRILDSVGFRSTVWKPLTFGIASVYKAQKRG